Proteins co-encoded in one Fibrobacter sp. genomic window:
- the ispG gene encoding (E)-4-hydroxy-3-methylbut-2-enyl-diphosphate synthase, which produces MTKFSEFPYVADRFNAVRRETVQVRVGDALIGGGAPILVQSMTTTKPKDVEKTVQETLDLAKVGCGLVRITTPTFADAAGLEEVMKRVRAAGCKIPVSADIHFQPKAAFEALKWVEKVRINPGNFVDTGILTLEQQTDAMFDEGKEKVAEQFTPFVQEAKRLGRAIRIGVNHGSLSARMIYRYGDTVEGMVESAIEYLAVCEAEHFDQVVLSLKSSNPRVAIAAYRMLAARIKQEGFKPYPFHVGVTEAGAGADGRMKSAAGIGALLLDGLADTIRVSLTEDPVAEVPVAHDLIKACALPAAPVSYAVPIFEKDPYHYERRETTPVVLNGVEIGGSAPVKVGVKADAVSLTGERRSAEFAVADLKSKPVVEFKDSMDIAGFAANPASVPAGSVFCYTGKEMVMGVRAMASALAAAGRKDPILLYANITDSDNDMLRVSADIGSLVTDGLGDAVVIEGYKSAKDSVLLAFDILQAAYCRRSKTNFISCPSCGRTLYNIQEVMGKIKARFGHLSDISIGIMGCIVNGPGEMADADFGYVGGGPGRITLFEGKTAVKKNIPEEDAIEELVALIKERGRWVDPA; this is translated from the coding sequence ATGACAAAGTTTTCTGAATTTCCGTATGTTGCAGACCGCTTTAACGCAGTCCGTAGAGAAACTGTACAGGTTCGCGTAGGCGACGCATTGATCGGGGGCGGTGCCCCCATTTTAGTTCAGTCCATGACCACCACCAAGCCTAAGGACGTGGAAAAGACCGTCCAGGAAACCTTGGATCTTGCCAAGGTGGGTTGTGGCTTGGTGCGTATTACCACTCCGACCTTTGCTGATGCCGCTGGCCTTGAAGAGGTCATGAAGCGTGTCCGCGCAGCCGGCTGCAAGATTCCGGTATCTGCAGACATTCACTTCCAGCCCAAGGCTGCCTTTGAAGCTCTCAAGTGGGTAGAGAAGGTCCGCATCAATCCGGGTAACTTCGTGGATACTGGTATCCTTACCTTGGAACAGCAGACCGACGCCATGTTCGATGAAGGCAAGGAAAAGGTTGCCGAACAGTTTACCCCGTTCGTTCAGGAAGCCAAGCGCCTTGGCCGCGCCATCCGTATTGGCGTGAACCACGGTTCTCTCAGCGCCCGTATGATTTACCGCTATGGCGACACCGTGGAAGGCATGGTGGAAAGCGCCATCGAATACCTGGCTGTCTGCGAAGCTGAACATTTCGACCAGGTGGTCCTGTCCCTTAAGTCCAGCAATCCTCGTGTGGCAATTGCCGCCTACCGTATGCTGGCTGCACGTATCAAGCAGGAAGGCTTCAAGCCTTATCCGTTCCACGTTGGCGTGACGGAAGCTGGCGCTGGCGCCGATGGTCGTATGAAGTCTGCTGCCGGTATCGGAGCTCTCCTGCTGGATGGCCTTGCAGATACTATCCGCGTTTCTTTGACCGAAGATCCTGTGGCCGAAGTCCCTGTGGCTCACGATCTGATCAAGGCCTGCGCTCTGCCCGCAGCACCGGTAAGCTATGCGGTTCCTATTTTTGAAAAGGATCCCTACCACTATGAACGTCGTGAAACTACACCTGTGGTTTTGAATGGTGTAGAAATTGGCGGTAGCGCTCCTGTGAAGGTGGGCGTCAAGGCTGACGCAGTAAGCCTCACCGGCGAACGTCGCTCTGCAGAATTCGCTGTGGCCGACCTGAAGTCTAAGCCTGTCGTTGAATTTAAGGACTCCATGGACATTGCTGGCTTTGCCGCAAATCCTGCTTCCGTTCCTGCAGGCTCTGTCTTCTGCTATACTGGCAAGGAAATGGTCATGGGTGTTCGCGCCATGGCTTCCGCTCTTGCTGCCGCAGGTCGCAAGGATCCCATCCTGCTTTACGCAAATATTACTGACTCCGATAACGACATGCTTCGCGTGTCCGCTGATATCGGAAGCCTGGTTACCGACGGTCTCGGTGATGCTGTCGTCATCGAAGGTTACAAGAGTGCCAAGGATTCCGTGCTTCTGGCATTCGATATTCTCCAGGCAGCCTACTGCCGTCGCAGTAAGACCAACTTTATCAGCTGCCCCAGCTGCGGCCGTACCCTCTACAACATCCAGGAAGTCATGGGCAAGATCAAGGCCCGCTTCGGTCACCTGTCCGATATCTCCATCGGCATCATGGGTTGTATCGTAAACGGCCCTGGTGAAATGGCAGACGCCGACTTCGGTTACGTGGGTGGCGGTCCGGGCCGCATTACCTTGTTCGAAGGCAAGACTGCGGTGAAGAAGAACATCCCCGAAGAAGACGCCATCGAAGAATTGGTGGCCCTTATCAAGGAACGTGGCCGCTGGGTGGATCCTGCATAA
- a CDS encoding phosphoglycerate dehydrogenase, protein MATIKTMNNISKKGLDLFGKYYQVSDTIENPDAILVRSAQVDTDNFDGLLAVARAGAGVNNITIDKASAKGVCVFNTPGANANAVAELVMTVLGMAVRNVAQAANWVKALDLNDPDMAKTVESGKKKFAGSELAGKTLGVIGLGKIGVLVANYARWKNMRVIAYEPYPNALNMHELSNKVEIADLDTVIANSDFLTVHVPFIKGVTENLLNRKNLANFKGSHILNFARNGLVEMDPVYEMLANGTLQGYLSDFPDAKQIQNDKIMCFPHLGASTEEAEENCAVMAVEQLKDYIEYGCVRNSVNFPALNDKPHMGVKSRVVVINEDVPNMIAEITKVIGEAGINIASFSNKSNGKIGYNLIDSEATIGDEVIELLKKLPKVIKVRVIHF, encoded by the coding sequence ATGGCAACTATTAAGACTATGAACAACATTTCCAAGAAGGGTCTCGACCTGTTTGGAAAGTACTATCAGGTTTCTGATACCATCGAAAATCCGGATGCAATCCTGGTGCGTTCTGCTCAGGTTGATACCGACAACTTCGATGGCCTTCTGGCTGTGGCTCGCGCCGGTGCTGGTGTTAACAACATCACCATCGACAAGGCTTCCGCTAAGGGTGTCTGCGTGTTCAATACTCCGGGTGCAAATGCAAACGCTGTTGCAGAACTGGTGATGACTGTTCTCGGTATGGCTGTTCGTAATGTTGCTCAGGCTGCTAACTGGGTTAAGGCTCTCGACCTGAACGACCCGGATATGGCTAAGACTGTTGAAAGCGGCAAGAAGAAGTTCGCAGGTTCCGAACTGGCTGGCAAGACCCTCGGTGTTATCGGCCTCGGCAAGATCGGCGTTCTCGTTGCTAACTATGCTCGTTGGAAGAACATGCGCGTTATCGCTTACGAACCGTATCCTAACGCTCTCAACATGCACGAACTTTCCAACAAGGTTGAAATTGCTGATCTCGACACCGTGATTGCAAATTCTGACTTCCTCACCGTTCATGTTCCGTTCATCAAGGGTGTTACTGAAAACCTCCTGAACCGTAAGAACCTGGCTAACTTCAAGGGCTCTCATATCTTGAACTTCGCCCGTAACGGCCTGGTGGAAATGGACCCGGTTTACGAAATGCTGGCTAACGGTACCCTCCAGGGTTACCTCAGCGACTTCCCGGATGCAAAGCAGATCCAGAACGACAAAATCATGTGCTTCCCGCACCTCGGCGCTTCTACCGAAGAAGCTGAAGAAAACTGTGCAGTCATGGCTGTTGAACAGCTGAAGGACTACATCGAATACGGTTGCGTTCGTAACTCCGTCAACTTCCCGGCCTTGAACGACAAGCCCCACATGGGCGTCAAGAGCCGCGTTGTCGTGATCAACGAAGACGTTCCCAACATGATCGCTGAAATCACCAAGGTGATCGGCGAAGCTGGCATCAACATCGCTTCCTTCTCCAACAAGAGCAACGGCAAGATCGGTTACAACCTGATCGACTCCGAAGCTACCATCGGTGACGAAGTGATTGAATTGCTGAAGAAGCTCCCGAAGGTCATCAAGGTCCGCGTAATCCACTTCTAA
- a CDS encoding long-chain fatty acid--CoA ligase has translation MEPLKYQSLAHLFFANCEREDFEGWNHRKHEQWVHFSRQQLRDQTRFLALAFRQRGIKANQSIGIVANSCPEWIMTDIASQLNHARVVPLFPNISSENFNFQCDDSDVQILLLNNVSELDPALQESLSRFKAVICIDPDSSCPDNGVYWDDLIREGRELSKDPESTMWIQNQLDSIEPDDLFSIIYTSGSTGRPKGAELSHRNMLVQVQTIRRDILQLNRATDVGLVVLPVAHVLERMTVYFFILNGTKLYFADTPKNTALLMKEVRPTAMMVVPRILERVYESMTAAADQFHGPKRWLLNRAIKLAKIEDPLKRPSIGKRIYDKLVYSKMREAIGGRFRIIVSGGGALNKSICRFLLNVGITVCEGYGLTECSPVLCVNDPKRVRPGSVGFPLSYLDVKIGENNEILAKGDSVFKGYHNAPDLNKEIFTEDGYFKTGDQGTFDDEGRLIITGRIKELLKTSTGKYVSPNPIEVEISRHPLVEQALVIANDRKFASVLVFLNPINARRFLQRTKDDFDIDRAMESKRINEAISRHITRINKKLNHWEQIRKWTLIGDNLTVESGLLTPTLKIRRKAAEEKYASVIEEMYK, from the coding sequence ATGGAGCCGCTGAAATACCAGTCTCTCGCCCATCTATTTTTTGCAAACTGCGAGCGAGAGGATTTTGAAGGATGGAATCACCGTAAACACGAACAATGGGTTCATTTTTCCAGACAGCAGCTCAGGGACCAGACCCGTTTTTTGGCCCTAGCCTTTAGACAGCGCGGTATCAAGGCCAACCAAAGTATCGGTATCGTGGCAAACAGCTGCCCCGAGTGGATCATGACGGACATCGCATCTCAGCTGAATCACGCCCGCGTAGTCCCCCTGTTCCCAAACATCTCCTCCGAGAATTTCAACTTCCAGTGCGACGATTCCGACGTCCAGATTCTGCTTCTGAACAACGTTAGCGAACTGGACCCCGCCCTGCAGGAATCCCTCTCCCGCTTCAAGGCTGTCATCTGCATCGACCCTGACTCCAGCTGCCCGGACAACGGCGTTTACTGGGACGACCTGATCCGCGAAGGCCGCGAGCTTTCCAAGGACCCCGAATCCACCATGTGGATCCAGAACCAGCTGGATTCCATCGAGCCGGATGATCTTTTCAGCATCATCTATACCAGCGGCTCTACCGGCCGCCCCAAGGGCGCCGAGCTGTCACACAGAAACATGCTGGTTCAGGTCCAGACTATTAGGCGAGACATTCTCCAGCTGAACCGCGCTACTGACGTAGGCCTAGTCGTCCTGCCGGTAGCACATGTTCTTGAACGCATGACTGTCTACTTCTTTATTCTGAACGGCACAAAGCTGTACTTCGCAGACACTCCGAAGAACACTGCTCTCCTGATGAAGGAAGTTCGCCCCACCGCCATGATGGTGGTGCCCCGCATTTTGGAACGCGTCTACGAAAGCATGACCGCAGCGGCAGATCAGTTCCACGGTCCCAAGCGCTGGCTATTGAACAGAGCCATCAAGCTTGCGAAGATCGAGGACCCTCTGAAGCGCCCCAGCATCGGCAAGAGAATTTACGACAAGTTGGTCTACAGCAAGATGCGCGAAGCCATTGGCGGAAGATTCCGCATTATCGTTTCCGGCGGCGGCGCCTTGAACAAGTCAATTTGCCGCTTCCTGCTGAACGTAGGCATTACAGTCTGCGAAGGCTACGGCCTTACGGAATGCTCCCCCGTGCTTTGCGTCAACGACCCCAAGAGAGTTCGCCCCGGTAGCGTAGGCTTCCCCCTCTCCTACCTGGATGTAAAAATCGGCGAGAACAACGAAATTCTAGCCAAGGGCGACAGCGTATTCAAGGGTTATCACAACGCACCCGACCTGAACAAGGAGATTTTCACCGAAGACGGTTATTTCAAGACCGGTGACCAGGGCACCTTTGATGACGAAGGCCGCCTGATCATCACCGGACGCATCAAGGAACTTCTGAAGACAAGTACAGGCAAATACGTAAGCCCCAACCCCATTGAGGTTGAGATTAGCCGCCACCCGCTGGTGGAACAGGCTCTTGTCATCGCCAACGACCGCAAGTTCGCTTCCGTACTCGTCTTCTTGAACCCGATCAACGCAAGACGTTTCCTGCAGCGCACCAAGGACGATTTCGACATCGACCGCGCTATGGAATCCAAGCGCATCAACGAAGCGATTTCTCGTCACATCACCCGCATCAACAAGAAGCTGAACCATTGGGAACAAATCCGCAAGTGGACTCTCATTGGCGATAACCTCACCGTTGAATCCGGCCTGTTGACTCCCACCCTCAAGATCCGCCGCAAGGCTGCCGAAGAAAAGTACGCCTCTGTCATCGAGGAAATGTACAAGTAG
- a CDS encoding carbohydrate-binding protein has protein sequence MKSLSSTLKKCYALGLMAGFGLSAMAYNPISTYHYLADPGAAADDEYFYIITDSDDPAAYDANGYSIKALYAFRSKDMQNWTDFGIIYDARQVNGIGDIWASGIAKNPNDGRLYIVFPDGGGGGIGLIGADSIAGPWTNPLPNNKKLINNWGGGFADCDGIGWCFDPAIFYDTDGTGYFTFGGGSSDSRPAADNNNNIFNIYKLNKDMKGFDTRPTQLKIGGPKAMEASYIHKYKDNYYLSYSTADLRIAYGMSKSPTGPYTYKGIFMGNPNINGQNINANNNNHHGIAEFKGHWYVVYHDRRIANGYDGLEKIPADDGKPNPVPAFHRSVSVDEFTYAADGSMNSLTFTKEGPKQIENFDPYDWYPALTSSKQKGIRSRSNWAPGKVAEHLLLPLSTKESWIRVSGVDFGKGATGFTVEAASTADNNKIEIHKGSATGTLAGTCTLKKTSSKGTFAENSCEVDGLSGIVEQLFLVFKGSQDSTMAIKGWGFEGSGKTPPEPQKPFGGKAWAIPGKIQMEDFDEPGTGRGEEYASYNENDAENHGDSDYRKDTGVDLYKKSNDRVVVGYIQKDEWLEYTVNVAETGSYTMFAAVASDGGSSFKLSMDGKDITEDIAVPAAKKEEGAEQNFDDYNKVSATVNLTKGEHVLRFTATADWFDIDYINFAAGENANDDEPLPGDEPSADPADSTGTIGIAMQQKLALDGKTTYKVFNMNGVVLGSVSFKGSAASAALSEAGFQPGIYMLRSGSKSFMVKTTK, from the coding sequence ATGAAGTCTCTTTCCTCAACATTGAAAAAGTGCTACGCCTTGGGTTTGATGGCTGGCTTTGGCTTAAGCGCCATGGCTTATAACCCGATTTCTACCTATCATTATCTGGCCGACCCCGGTGCTGCTGCCGATGATGAGTATTTCTACATCATTACCGACTCCGATGACCCGGCCGCCTATGACGCAAACGGTTATTCTATCAAGGCCCTCTATGCCTTCCGTTCCAAGGATATGCAGAACTGGACCGACTTCGGTATCATCTACGATGCCCGCCAGGTAAACGGCATTGGCGATATCTGGGCATCCGGCATTGCCAAGAATCCTAATGATGGCCGCCTGTACATTGTGTTCCCCGATGGCGGTGGTGGCGGTATCGGCCTTATCGGTGCCGACAGCATTGCCGGCCCCTGGACAAACCCCCTTCCCAACAACAAGAAATTGATCAACAACTGGGGCGGTGGCTTTGCTGACTGTGATGGCATTGGCTGGTGCTTTGACCCGGCTATCTTCTACGATACCGACGGCACAGGCTATTTCACCTTTGGCGGTGGTAGCAGCGATTCCCGTCCTGCAGCCGACAATAACAACAACATCTTCAATATCTACAAGCTGAACAAGGATATGAAGGGCTTCGATACAAGGCCGACCCAGCTGAAGATTGGCGGTCCCAAGGCTATGGAAGCTTCCTATATCCATAAGTACAAAGACAACTACTACTTGTCTTACAGTACTGCAGACTTGCGCATTGCATACGGTATGTCCAAGAGCCCCACAGGTCCTTACACCTATAAGGGCATCTTTATGGGCAACCCCAATATCAATGGCCAGAACATCAATGCCAACAACAATAACCATCATGGTATTGCCGAATTCAAGGGCCACTGGTACGTTGTCTATCATGATCGTCGTATTGCTAATGGTTACGATGGCCTTGAAAAGATTCCTGCCGATGATGGTAAGCCGAATCCGGTTCCCGCATTCCATCGTAGCGTAAGCGTGGATGAATTTACCTATGCTGCCGATGGTTCCATGAATAGCTTGACGTTCACAAAGGAAGGCCCCAAGCAGATTGAAAACTTTGACCCCTACGATTGGTATCCGGCTCTCACCAGTTCCAAGCAGAAGGGTATCCGCAGCCGCTCCAACTGGGCTCCGGGCAAGGTGGCTGAACATCTGTTGCTTCCGCTTTCCACCAAGGAATCCTGGATCCGCGTCAGCGGCGTGGACTTTGGCAAGGGTGCAACTGGCTTTACTGTAGAAGCCGCAAGCACTGCAGATAACAACAAGATTGAAATCCACAAGGGCTCTGCAACGGGTACGCTGGCAGGAACCTGTACTCTCAAGAAGACCAGCAGCAAGGGAACCTTTGCGGAAAACTCTTGTGAAGTAGATGGCCTTTCCGGCATTGTGGAACAGCTGTTCCTTGTGTTCAAGGGCTCCCAGGATTCCACTATGGCTATCAAGGGCTGGGGCTTCGAAGGTAGTGGCAAGACTCCTCCGGAACCGCAGAAACCCTTTGGTGGCAAGGCCTGGGCAATTCCTGGCAAGATCCAGATGGAAGACTTTGATGAACCGGGCACTGGCCGTGGCGAAGAATATGCTTCCTACAACGAAAATGATGCAGAAAACCATGGCGATAGCGATTACCGCAAGGATACCGGTGTCGATCTGTACAAGAAGTCCAATGACCGTGTAGTCGTGGGCTACATCCAGAAGGATGAATGGCTTGAATATACGGTGAATGTGGCTGAAACTGGTTCCTATACCATGTTTGCCGCGGTGGCTTCTGACGGTGGCTCCAGCTTCAAGCTGTCCATGGATGGCAAGGACATTACCGAAGATATCGCAGTGCCTGCAGCCAAGAAGGAAGAAGGTGCCGAACAGAACTTTGACGACTACAACAAGGTCTCTGCTACTGTGAACCTGACCAAGGGCGAACATGTCCTTCGCTTCACTGCAACGGCAGACTGGTTCGATATCGACTACATCAACTTCGCAGCAGGCGAAAACGCCAATGATGATGAACCCCTTCCTGGCGACGAACCTTCTGCTGATCCTGCTGATTCTACCGGTACCATTGGCATTGCAATGCAGCAGAAGCTCGCCCTCGATGGCAAGACCACCTACAAGGTCTTCAACATGAACGGTGTGGTTCTGGGTTCTGTTAGCTTCAAGGGCTCTGCAGCCTCCGCTGCACTCTCCGAGGCAGGCTTCCAGCCGGGCATTTACATGCTCCGCAGTGGTAGCAAGAGCTTCATGGTCAAGACCACCAAGTAA
- a CDS encoding carbohydrate-binding protein, whose translation MRFLGSALKKCYALGLMAGFGVGALAYNPISTYHYLADPGAAADDEYFYIITDSDDPAAYNATGYNIKALYGFRSKDMQNWTDFGIIYDARQVSGINDIWAAGIAADPKTGKLYIVFPDGGGGGIGYIKADSMAGPWSNAVGRGSDKLVGGRNGLIGCDGVSWCFDPGIFIDDDGTTYVTWGGGESTSRPNTDNFDVVKLNDAKDAPVGNGTHVKVNGLSTRKMLEASYIHKHKGTYYFSYSTGWQQGAPTIDYGMGSSPTGPFTWKGTILGDPSMNGKSINGNNNHHGIAEFKGHSYVVYHDRRIAKGHDGLEIIPADDGKPNPDPGYHRSVSVDEMFYNADGTIKQVVCTNEGPKQIENFDPYDWYPALTSSKQKGVRSRSLYAPGKVSGSLLLPLASRSESWIRVSGVDFGKGATGFTVEAASTADNNKIEIRKGSATGTLAGTCTLKKTGSKNTFAETSCDVDGLSGIVEQLFLVFKGSQDSTMAIKGWGFEGSGKTPPEPQKAFNDGNKPWAIPGTIQMEDFDIPGTGRGDEYASFSDNDAENHGDSDYRKDTGVDLYKKSNNRVVVGYNQKDEWLEYTVNVAADGDYTMYAAVASANSTSGFKLSMDGKDITESIAVPAATAGEENYDDYNKVSADVKLTKGEHVLRFTVTGDWMDIDYINFVNKGEKDPDPIVKDPEETPTDPSDPAVDPVDPEDPSEPDGIIGHKMNLGTLGVSHFDVFDFNGSKLGSVNARSQAEATALWQKAAAAKSLQGIFLIRNRSNGKVSRVRVVD comes from the coding sequence ATGAGATTTTTGGGCTCGGCATTGAAAAAATGCTATGCTTTGGGTTTGATGGCCGGTTTTGGCGTGGGTGCCTTGGCTTACAACCCGATTTCCACCTATCATTACCTGGCTGACCCGGGTGCAGCCGCCGATGATGAATACTTCTATATCATCACGGACTCTGACGATCCGGCTGCATATAACGCCACCGGCTATAACATTAAGGCTCTTTACGGTTTCCGTTCTAAGGATATGCAGAACTGGACCGACTTCGGTATTATCTATGATGCTCGCCAGGTGAGCGGTATCAACGATATTTGGGCTGCAGGCATTGCGGCTGACCCCAAGACGGGTAAACTCTACATCGTGTTCCCCGATGGCGGTGGCGGCGGTATCGGCTACATCAAGGCCGACAGCATGGCCGGTCCTTGGTCCAATGCGGTGGGCCGCGGCTCCGACAAGCTTGTGGGCGGTCGTAACGGCCTTATCGGTTGCGATGGCGTGTCCTGGTGCTTTGACCCGGGTATTTTCATCGATGACGATGGTACTACCTATGTTACCTGGGGTGGCGGCGAAAGCACTAGCCGTCCTAATACCGATAACTTTGACGTTGTGAAGCTGAACGATGCCAAGGATGCCCCGGTGGGTAACGGCACTCACGTGAAGGTGAATGGCCTTTCTACCCGTAAGATGCTGGAAGCCTCCTACATCCATAAGCACAAGGGTACTTACTACTTCTCTTACAGTACTGGCTGGCAGCAGGGTGCACCTACCATCGACTATGGCATGGGCTCTAGCCCTACGGGCCCCTTTACCTGGAAGGGTACAATCCTTGGTGACCCCAGCATGAATGGCAAGAGCATTAACGGCAACAACAACCATCACGGTATTGCCGAATTCAAGGGCCATTCCTACGTAGTTTACCACGACCGCCGTATTGCCAAGGGCCACGACGGCCTGGAAATCATTCCTGCCGATGACGGTAAACCCAATCCGGATCCGGGATATCATCGCAGCGTTTCTGTGGACGAAATGTTCTACAACGCCGACGGCACCATTAAGCAGGTGGTCTGCACCAACGAAGGTCCTAAGCAGATTGAAAACTTCGATCCCTACGATTGGTATCCGGCTCTCACCAGCTCCAAGCAGAAGGGTGTCCGTAGCCGTTCTCTCTATGCTCCGGGCAAGGTTTCCGGTAGCCTCCTGCTTCCGCTGGCTAGCCGTAGCGAATCCTGGATTCGTGTTTCTGGTGTAGATTTCGGTAAGGGTGCAACAGGCTTCACCGTAGAAGCTGCAAGCACTGCCGACAACAACAAGATTGAAATCCGCAAGGGTTCTGCAACGGGTACCTTGGCTGGCACCTGTACCCTCAAGAAGACCGGTTCCAAGAACACCTTCGCAGAAACTTCCTGCGATGTAGATGGCCTCTCCGGCATTGTGGAACAGCTGTTCCTGGTGTTCAAGGGTTCTCAGGACTCCACCATGGCTATCAAGGGCTGGGGTTTCGAAGGTAGCGGCAAGACTCCTCCGGAACCGCAGAAGGCCTTCAATGATGGCAACAAGCCGTGGGCAATTCCTGGCACCATCCAGATGGAAGACTTCGACATTCCGGGCACTGGCCGCGGCGATGAATACGCTTCCTTCAGTGATAACGATGCAGAAAACCACGGCGACAGCGATTACCGCAAGGATACCGGCGTTGATCTGTACAAGAAGTCCAACAACCGCGTTGTTGTGGGCTACAACCAGAAGGACGAATGGCTGGAATACACCGTGAATGTTGCCGCCGATGGCGACTACACCATGTATGCCGCTGTTGCTTCTGCTAACTCGACTTCCGGCTTTAAGCTTTCCATGGATGGCAAGGACATTACCGAGTCTATTGCAGTTCCTGCAGCAACAGCTGGCGAAGAGAATTACGATGACTACAACAAGGTTAGTGCCGACGTAAAGCTTACCAAGGGTGAACACGTCCTTCGCTTTACTGTCACCGGCGATTGGATGGACATCGACTACATCAACTTCGTGAACAAGGGCGAAAAGGATCCGGATCCCATTGTGAAGGACCCGGAAGAAACTCCGACTGATCCTTCCGATCCCGCAGTTGATCCCGTTGATCCTGAAGATCCCTCTGAACCTGATGGCATTATTGGACACAAGATGAACCTTGGTACCCTTGGAGTATCCCACTTCGACGTGTTTGACTTCAACGGTTCCAAGCTTGGTTCTGTAAATGCTCGTTCTCAGGCTGAGGCTACTGCCTTGTGGCAGAAGGCTGCAGCAGCAAAGAGCTTGCAGGGAATCTTCCTGATTCGCAACCGTTCCAATGGTAAGGTCAGCCGTGTTCGCGTCGTTGACTAG